In one window of Candidatus Woesearchaeota archaeon DNA:
- a CDS encoding UMP kinase, with amino-acid sequence MTLVISLGGSVINPGKIDTCFVKRFKELVLWAAKKERVIIVCGGGRVCRDYRDALSPFNQDPPELDRMGIYATYLNAFYIKSVFKDKAYPKILTEPFKVKTRKRIIVAGGWKPGWSTDYDAVHLAAEYGAKQVLNLSNIKYLYDKDPSKHKGAKAIKSISWDGYLDIIGRKWKPGMHAPFDPVASKLAKRKSISVVLMDGRDLANVKNYLLMKKYSGTIIN; translated from the coding sequence ATGACACTCGTGATATCATTAGGCGGGTCAGTAATCAATCCAGGAAAGATTGATACCTGTTTCGTCAAAAGATTCAAGGAGCTTGTGCTCTGGGCAGCAAAAAAAGAGAGAGTCATCATAGTGTGCGGCGGGGGCAGGGTCTGCAGGGACTATCGTGATGCGCTCTCGCCTTTCAACCAGGACCCTCCTGAGCTAGACCGGATGGGAATCTATGCGACATACCTCAATGCATTCTATATCAAGTCTGTGTTTAAGGACAAGGCATATCCTAAGATATTGACAGAGCCATTCAAGGTGAAGACACGCAAGAGGATCATTGTCGCAGGAGGGTGGAAGCCGGGATGGAGCACAGACTATGATGCAGTGCACCTTGCAGCAGAATATGGAGCAAAACAAGTATTGAACCTTTCCAACATAAAATACCTGTATGACAAGGACCCTTCAAAGCATAAGGGTGCGAAAGCCATCAAATCGATAAGCTGGGATGGGTATCTTGACATCATCGGTCGTAAGTGGAAGCCAGGCATGCATGCACCTTTTGATCCGGTCGCCTCAAAACTGGCCAAGAGAAAAAGCATATCAGTTGTGCTGATGGACGGAAGGGACCTGGCCAATGTCAAGAACTATCTTCTCATGAAAAAATACTCAGGCACAATAATCAATTAA
- a CDS encoding EamA family transporter: MSLLFGIGLVVVGTLIGAYGALFLKFASGKISLNPLKLIKNHWLIFGVVLYGISTIPCIIALRYGPVSVMYPFVSLSYIWVILLSIIHLKEKMNVYKYLGVTSIIMGVTLIGAGA; the protein is encoded by the coding sequence ATGAGTCTTCTCTTCGGAATCGGGCTGGTTGTCGTCGGGACACTTATCGGGGCTTACGGAGCGCTATTCCTGAAATTTGCTTCTGGCAAGATAAGCCTGAACCCATTGAAGCTCATCAAGAATCACTGGCTCATTTTCGGGGTCGTGCTTTACGGAATATCGACGATACCATGCATCATCGCACTCAGGTACGGGCCGGTCTCTGTGATGTACCCTTTTGTATCACTCAGCTACATCTGGGTCATCCTGCTTTCGATAATCCACCTGAAAGAGAAGATGAACGTGTACAAATACCTGGGCGTGACATCAATAATCATGGGAGTGACACTTATCGGGGCTGGAGCATGA